The following are encoded in a window of Geobacter metallireducens GS-15 genomic DNA:
- a CDS encoding GNAT family N-acetyltransferase: MNRGCFDIAVITDREAFQAILDEWNQLADINGYYTPWFCWEWFDLCLRHGETRALHILMVRSGGSLVAVAPFTVRSERYKGVVPARILSSIGGNRSPLKGIVFGDADENMQREVTTLVLEYLRTTFKNWDILELEPVAGSNDGNSIETLIERQGLSFRSYISCANRYCDVADASFDGFFERLPQSTRKDINYCRRRLEKNGSLVFQIITDAASLDQCLDVYDAVRAKSWKAAEKDREFNRELMHVAAGKGWLRLGILSYDGTPIAVQKWIVANGRAYIYDVLYDEEYKKHSPGKILTSMMFQHAIDNERVAYVDYLRGDEPYKEEWTPSLRNRIGIEAYNKSVLGCTASILMKKILPLVKKNTDSTNAHK; encoded by the coding sequence ATGAACCGTGGTTGTTTTGACATAGCCGTCATAACTGATCGGGAGGCTTTTCAGGCAATCCTAGACGAGTGGAATCAGCTTGCCGATATCAACGGCTATTACACCCCCTGGTTCTGCTGGGAGTGGTTCGATCTTTGCCTCCGCCACGGTGAGACACGTGCGCTTCATATCCTCATGGTGAGGAGTGGCGGCAGTCTGGTGGCGGTGGCTCCGTTCACGGTCCGCTCTGAGCGTTACAAAGGGGTTGTCCCGGCCCGCATTCTCTCGTCCATCGGCGGCAACCGATCGCCCCTGAAAGGGATCGTATTCGGGGACGCAGACGAAAATATGCAGCGAGAGGTTACCACATTGGTGTTGGAGTACCTCCGCACGACCTTCAAAAACTGGGATATTCTTGAGCTTGAACCGGTAGCCGGATCCAATGATGGCAACAGCATTGAGACTCTCATTGAGCGCCAGGGGCTCTCGTTCCGCTCCTACATCAGTTGCGCCAACCGCTACTGCGATGTGGCGGATGCCTCCTTTGACGGCTTCTTCGAGAGGCTGCCCCAGAGCACCCGCAAGGATATCAATTACTGCCGTCGCCGTCTGGAAAAGAACGGCTCCCTTGTTTTTCAGATCATAACGGACGCTGCTTCGCTTGATCAGTGCCTCGATGTGTACGACGCCGTTCGGGCAAAGAGTTGGAAAGCTGCCGAGAAGGATCGGGAATTCAACCGTGAACTCATGCATGTAGCAGCGGGCAAGGGGTGGCTCAGGCTTGGGATTCTTTCCTATGACGGGACTCCTATTGCTGTCCAGAAGTGGATCGTTGCGAATGGCAGAGCCTATATTTATGACGTTCTCTATGATGAGGAGTACAAGAAGCACAGCCCTGGCAAGATTCTGACCTCTATGATGTTTCAGCATGCAATCGACAACGAGCGGGTCGCGTATGTGGATTACCTGAGGGGGGATGAACCGTACAAGGAAGAATGGACCCCGTCGCTCAGAAACAGAATCGGCATAGAAGCTTACAATAAATCAGTGCTTGGATGCACAGCCTCTATTCTTATGAAGAAGATTCTGCCACTGGTGAAGAAAAATACCGATTCCACAAACGCTCATAAATAG
- a CDS encoding pyridoxal-dependent decarboxylase, exosortase A system-associated, translating to MILTEQNGKTCLRNICFEELAARYGTPFYLYDLDKVKEKCAAVRKAFGDSLELLYAVKANPNRELLAAMRGEVDGLDIASAGELERALETGYDAGCISFAGPGKTRDELRRSLEAGVGCISVESLRELNDLRDLVRAGSHRAYILVRVNPQLLIRDFAVKMGGKASQFGIDEEELPSALDFIKANADAFDFKGIHIYAGTQCLNEEALAQNLANTLAIAARITTDYGMECRVINIGGGLGVSYYEEHPGLDLDKLALLFRAEFDRYREATGTKPRILLELGRFLVAEAGIYVTRVVSEKLSRGEQFYVLDGGMNHHLSASGNLGMTIRKNYLVRNLSRPGAERIICTLVGPLCTPLDLMGKGVTVEVPEVGDLVGFLNSGSYGYSASPLLFLGHGEPCELLVEGKDVRPCRLMGEMGSR from the coding sequence ATGATCCTGACGGAACAAAACGGCAAAACCTGCCTGCGGAATATCTGCTTCGAGGAGCTTGCCGCGCGCTATGGCACCCCCTTCTACCTCTACGACCTGGACAAGGTGAAGGAGAAGTGCGCTGCCGTCCGCAAGGCCTTCGGCGACAGCCTCGAACTCCTCTACGCCGTCAAGGCCAACCCGAACCGGGAACTCCTGGCAGCCATGCGGGGCGAAGTGGACGGCCTCGACATTGCCTCGGCCGGCGAGCTGGAGCGCGCCCTGGAGACCGGCTATGACGCGGGGTGCATCAGCTTCGCCGGTCCGGGCAAAACCCGCGACGAGCTGCGCCGCTCCCTGGAGGCCGGGGTTGGCTGCATCAGCGTCGAATCGCTGCGCGAGCTTAATGACCTGCGCGATCTGGTTCGGGCCGGTTCGCATCGGGCTTACATTTTGGTGCGGGTCAACCCCCAGCTCCTCATTAGGGACTTCGCGGTGAAGATGGGTGGTAAGGCTTCCCAGTTCGGTATCGACGAGGAAGAACTGCCATCGGCCCTGGACTTCATCAAGGCCAATGCCGATGCGTTTGACTTCAAGGGAATCCACATCTACGCCGGCACCCAGTGCCTGAACGAGGAAGCCCTGGCACAGAATCTCGCCAACACCCTGGCCATAGCGGCCCGGATTACCACCGACTACGGCATGGAGTGCCGGGTCATCAACATCGGCGGTGGGCTCGGGGTCTCCTACTACGAAGAGCATCCGGGGCTCGATCTGGACAAGCTGGCCCTCCTTTTCAGGGCCGAGTTCGACCGGTACCGCGAGGCCACGGGGACAAAACCCCGCATCCTCCTGGAGCTGGGACGGTTCCTGGTTGCCGAGGCCGGAATCTACGTAACTCGGGTGGTGAGTGAAAAGCTGTCGCGGGGCGAGCAGTTCTATGTTCTCGACGGGGGGATGAACCACCACCTGTCGGCATCGGGCAATCTCGGCATGACCATTAGGAAGAACTACTTGGTCCGCAACCTTTCGCGGCCCGGTGCGGAACGGATAATCTGCACCCTTGTCGGTCCCCTCTGCACCCCCCTTGATCTGATGGGGAAGGGGGTGACGGTGGAGGTGCCGGAGGTGGGGGATCTGGTCGGGTTCCTGAATTCGGGGAGCTATGGGTACAGTGCGAGTCCGCTGCTCTTTTTGGGGCATGGGGAGCCGTGCGAGCTTTTGGTTGAGGGGAAGGACGTGCGTCCCTGCCGATTGATGGGGGAAATGGGGAGTCGATGA
- a CDS encoding acyl-CoA ligase (AMP-forming), exosortase A system-associated — translation MSLRPYLLGHLLEDTAARLPDKVAVKHHDRTITYAQLHEEALKMKGLIRGLGIKRGERVGIYLDKSIEQLTAMFGATLAGAVFVFINPILKKEQIEYIVNDCQIQLMITTSELFRKNHLAAPGKLIHVDEPEHDREGHPCWPKLKATLPADYTPVPGFSPDIACLIYTSGSTGMPKGVVVPHSTVVDGAEIVSTYLEITEKDRIISVLPFNFDYGLNQATTAVLHGATLVLHQFVMVKDLLDLLVKEEITGFAGMPPIWAKLFNDKIKLTYNSDFPHLRYLTNSGGKVPRIMVSRIREFFSNSRLFLMYGLTEAFRSTFLPPEELDRRPDSIGKGIPNVEILVVNAKGEECAPGEEGELVHRGALITHGYWNDPEKTKVIFRKNPRFHDQPHLHETVVYSGDIVKKDEDGFLYYVSRRDEMIKTSGYRVSPTEVEEVLIGLPGVSNVVVFGKEVESGDQIIVAVMETDHEEEHKKELLKECRKRLPTYMVPQEIHFEKAFRKTANGKIDRSGIKKEWLAAGKN, via the coding sequence ATGAGTCTGAGACCGTATCTGCTAGGCCATCTGCTGGAAGACACCGCCGCGCGGTTGCCCGATAAGGTTGCTGTCAAGCACCACGACCGGACCATCACCTATGCCCAACTGCACGAGGAAGCGCTCAAGATGAAGGGGCTTATCCGCGGGCTCGGCATCAAGCGGGGCGAGCGGGTCGGCATCTACCTCGACAAGTCCATCGAGCAGCTCACCGCCATGTTCGGCGCCACCCTGGCCGGGGCGGTCTTTGTCTTCATCAACCCCATCCTCAAGAAAGAGCAGATCGAATACATCGTCAACGATTGCCAGATCCAGCTCATGATCACCACCAGCGAGCTGTTCCGCAAGAACCACCTGGCCGCGCCCGGAAAGCTCATCCATGTGGACGAGCCGGAGCACGACCGGGAAGGGCACCCCTGCTGGCCCAAGCTCAAGGCAACGCTCCCGGCTGATTACACCCCCGTTCCCGGCTTCTCCCCGGACATCGCCTGCCTCATCTACACCTCCGGTTCCACCGGCATGCCCAAGGGGGTGGTGGTGCCCCACAGCACCGTGGTGGACGGGGCCGAGATCGTCAGCACCTACCTGGAGATCACCGAGAAGGACCGGATTATCAGCGTCCTTCCCTTCAACTTCGACTACGGCCTCAACCAGGCCACCACCGCCGTCCTCCACGGCGCGACCCTGGTGCTGCACCAGTTCGTCATGGTCAAGGATCTCCTGGACCTCCTCGTCAAGGAAGAGATCACCGGCTTTGCCGGCATGCCCCCTATCTGGGCCAAGCTCTTCAACGACAAGATCAAGCTCACCTACAACTCCGACTTCCCCCACCTGCGCTACCTCACCAACAGCGGCGGCAAGGTGCCCCGGATCATGGTCTCCCGCATCCGCGAGTTTTTCTCCAACTCCCGGCTCTTCCTCATGTACGGGCTCACCGAAGCATTCCGCTCCACCTTCCTTCCCCCCGAGGAGCTTGACCGCCGGCCCGACTCCATTGGCAAGGGGATTCCCAACGTGGAGATCCTGGTGGTGAACGCCAAGGGCGAAGAGTGTGCCCCGGGCGAAGAGGGGGAGCTGGTCCACCGTGGCGCCCTCATCACCCACGGCTACTGGAACGACCCGGAAAAGACCAAGGTGATCTTCCGGAAGAATCCCCGTTTCCACGATCAGCCCCACCTGCACGAGACCGTGGTCTACTCCGGCGACATCGTGAAGAAGGACGAGGACGGCTTCCTCTACTACGTCTCCCGCCGCGACGAGATGATCAAGACCTCCGGCTACCGGGTGAGCCCCACCGAGGTTGAAGAGGTGCTCATCGGCTTGCCTGGCGTGAGCAACGTGGTTGTCTTCGGCAAGGAAGTGGAGTCGGGCGACCAGATCATCGTGGCGGTCATGGAGACTGACCACGAGGAGGAACACAAGAAGGAGCTGCTCAAGGAGTGCCGCAAGCGGCTCCCCACCTACATGGTCCCCCAGGAGATTCACTTCGAGAAGGCGTTCAGGAAAACCGCCAACGGCAAGATTGACCGCTCGGGGATCAAGAAAGAGTGGCTGGCGGCAGGGAAGAATTGA
- a CDS encoding acyl carrier protein, which yields MTIETQLITYFKDTLDADVTPGTPLIEQGIIDSMGVMELITFIQQTFDVEFDVDDMTVEKLGTVTAISSLITSKRGEA from the coding sequence ATGACCATCGAAACCCAACTCATCACCTATTTCAAAGACACCCTCGATGCCGACGTGACTCCGGGCACCCCCCTCATCGAACAGGGGATCATCGACTCCATGGGGGTCATGGAGCTCATCACCTTCATTCAGCAGACCTTTGACGTCGAATTCGACGTTGATGACATGACCGTCGAAAAGCTTGGCACCGTAACGGCCATTTCGAGCCTGATCACATCCAAGAGGGGGGAAGCATGA
- a CDS encoding GNAT family N-acetyltransferase, which yields MKRTLDYTFTTNYADHRQNIHSFWERINGHRNERFFDSFYAGNPAGESYLGLCYDGERLVGQENYIPQDVACAGTLYRSAMGVNTLVDPDYRLFHGVFGKLCRLTTDELEQKVDLLFAYANEESKKYYLKYFNWKITAKVGVYKKITNASGLNAESVLSFVKPGRRHADLSLNLVSRFSPEQLDPVLERYRRASKHAYFHKTAAFLNWKFLGNLHYQTTGYQIMAGDRVCGYCVTYDTGSERKILDIIVEGDDPELFRKAISHLARLASEQGIQRLVIYATPDAWYEPLLRKMVFLKRWDIDFLTHAFTDNLPDKGWVVHCGDFDMF from the coding sequence ATGAAACGTACGCTTGACTATACCTTCACGACCAATTACGCGGATCACCGCCAGAACATCCACTCCTTCTGGGAGCGGATCAACGGCCACCGCAACGAGCGCTTCTTCGACTCCTTCTATGCAGGCAACCCTGCAGGAGAGTCGTACCTGGGGCTCTGCTACGACGGCGAACGCCTCGTGGGGCAGGAGAACTACATCCCCCAGGATGTGGCATGTGCAGGTACCCTCTACCGCAGTGCCATGGGGGTCAATACCCTGGTGGACCCCGATTACCGGCTCTTTCACGGAGTGTTCGGCAAGCTCTGCCGTCTCACCACCGATGAGCTTGAGCAAAAAGTCGATCTCCTCTTTGCCTATGCCAACGAGGAGTCCAAGAAGTATTACCTGAAGTACTTCAACTGGAAGATCACCGCCAAGGTGGGGGTGTACAAGAAGATCACCAATGCCTCGGGGCTCAATGCCGAAAGCGTGCTTTCTTTTGTCAAACCCGGCAGACGCCATGCCGACCTGAGTCTTAACCTGGTGTCCCGTTTCTCCCCCGAGCAGCTCGACCCGGTGCTCGAACGGTATCGCCGCGCGTCGAAGCACGCCTACTTCCATAAGACCGCCGCGTTCCTCAACTGGAAGTTCCTCGGTAACCTCCACTACCAGACCACCGGCTATCAGATCATGGCAGGCGACCGGGTTTGCGGCTACTGCGTCACGTACGATACCGGCAGCGAGCGGAAGATCCTCGACATCATTGTGGAGGGGGACGACCCGGAACTTTTCCGCAAGGCCATATCGCACCTCGCGCGGTTGGCCAGCGAGCAGGGGATTCAGCGGCTCGTGATCTATGCCACGCCCGACGCCTGGTATGAGCCACTTCTGCGGAAGATGGTGTTTCTCAAGCGGTGGGATATCGATTTTCTTACCCACGCATTCACGGACAACCTGCCCGATAAAGGGTGGGTGGTCCATTGCGGTGATTTTGATATGTTTTAG
- a CDS encoding polysaccharide deacetylase family protein has protein sequence MTAPVLMYHEVTATSEQDKAVRKTNPAYCVTADAFRSQMEQLTAGGFRSLSLDDLLTGNGERNGVVITFDDGWDNNHSAAWPILTGLGLTATIFVVSCFMGQPGYMTWEQVRELADAGISIQSHTVSHRPLGLLTDGEIRAELEDSKKAIEDRIGRAVNHISMPQGVFDRRVIEMAAQAGYRSVSTSEPVIRHRGGTPAVLGRINVSGSYDLATFGRIVAGDRSVLLPMIINKKAKNFVKSLVGYGTYRKLYRFCYRIDDSGTGNISNP, from the coding sequence ATGACAGCCCCGGTCCTCATGTACCATGAGGTAACCGCCACCAGCGAGCAGGACAAGGCGGTGCGAAAGACCAACCCAGCCTACTGCGTGACGGCCGATGCGTTCCGCAGTCAGATGGAGCAACTGACTGCCGGCGGTTTTCGGTCCCTCTCCCTGGATGATCTCCTGACTGGAAACGGCGAGCGGAACGGGGTCGTCATCACCTTCGACGACGGGTGGGACAACAACCACAGCGCTGCCTGGCCCATTCTCACAGGACTGGGGCTCACCGCCACCATCTTCGTGGTTTCCTGCTTCATGGGGCAACCCGGCTACATGACGTGGGAGCAGGTTCGGGAGTTGGCCGATGCCGGCATTTCGATCCAGTCCCATACGGTCAGTCACCGCCCCCTGGGGCTTCTCACCGACGGGGAGATCCGGGCCGAGCTGGAGGATTCGAAAAAGGCCATTGAGGACCGGATCGGCCGTGCCGTGAACCACATCAGCATGCCCCAGGGGGTCTTCGACCGCCGCGTCATAGAGATGGCCGCTCAGGCCGGCTACCGCTCCGTAAGCACCTCAGAGCCGGTGATCCGGCACAGGGGGGGAACCCCGGCAGTGCTGGGGAGGATCAACGTTTCGGGGTCCTATGACCTCGCCACCTTCGGCCGGATCGTGGCGGGAGACCGGTCGGTGCTCCTCCCCATGATCATCAACAAGAAGGCCAAGAACTTCGTCAAGAGCCTGGTGGGGTACGGCACTTACCGCAAGCTCTACCGGTTCTGCTACCGCATCGACGATTCCGGAACAGGGAATATCAGCAATCCATGA